From a single Anaerolineales bacterium genomic region:
- a CDS encoding NUDIX hydrolase — protein MNYYELLSKFPNLIGDNDALIKIVQEPDAIKDWQEQRQKELASKNLPQNWADIGVVFHDPYFFVVRDLVQFPNGRLNGYCRVLSEANLSGGHGAVVLPEYEGKVMLLHQYRHPTRKWHYEVPRGYGELNTPAEENARKEVEEETGGTIEKLVNLGEFYNNTGFEGGAVSLFYAKLSSIGQPNEDEGIESFVWLTVKELEEWIANEKITDGFTIAAYTKAKLKGLI, from the coding sequence ATGAATTACTATGAGCTGCTTAGCAAATTCCCAAATCTTATCGGCGATAATGATGCCTTAATAAAGATCGTGCAAGAACCTGATGCTATCAAGGACTGGCAAGAACAGCGCCAAAAAGAACTTGCCAGTAAAAACCTTCCGCAAAATTGGGCTGATATTGGTGTCGTATTTCATGATCCGTATTTTTTCGTTGTCCGTGACTTGGTTCAATTTCCTAATGGACGTTTGAATGGTTATTGTCGTGTTCTAAGTGAAGCTAATCTGAGCGGAGGGCATGGGGCGGTTGTTTTGCCTGAATACGAAGGTAAAGTAATGTTGTTACACCAGTATCGCCATCCAACGCGTAAATGGCACTATGAAGTTCCGCGTGGATATGGCGAATTGAACACTCCTGCTGAAGAAAATGCCCGAAAGGAAGTTGAAGAAGAAACAGGTGGAACAATTGAAAAGCTTGTGAATTTAGGGGAGTTCTATAATAATACTGGTTTTGAGGGTGGAGCGGTTTCGTTGTTTTATGCCAAGTTGTCATCCATAGGCCAGCCAAACGAAGATGAAGGCATTGAGTCCTTCGTCTGGCTCACTGTCAAAGAACTCGAAGAATGGATAGCCAACGAGAAGATCACCGATGGCTTTACCATTGCCGCGTACACCAAAGCCAAACTCAAAGGATTGATCTAG
- a CDS encoding ABC transporter permease, with protein MKKIFAIAWKDAVIRFASKSEWLFFLILPITFTFLIAGGVPSGDDDHRIRLLVVDEAQTSISQQIISDLENSSAVRTEIVAREEAESQFENRRASVVFIIPAGIDIELLQNGSAEVELFQQPNNLNATIAERAVLTAIRRVSSSISAAQNAVNVREAKQPFASGAEKQTYFENSLEMAQSIQKDAPERVTVIESTTPDGIDYDPRTNTSAGQLITWVFIPLFGISALFASERQGGTLRRMLTTPARKSTFLFGTISGQVGMALIQMFLLVGFGIFAMKLNWGREPFALFVLLFASALAAAAFGTALGTFIKTTGQAVGLSVMFGMLFAMMGGCMYPLELFPPAVQNTVRILPTTWAMEGMLDLGLRGGGLMEILPEAGVLLGFAAVFFAVGVMRFRYE; from the coding sequence ATGAAAAAAATATTTGCCATCGCATGGAAGGACGCCGTCATTCGATTTGCAAGTAAATCAGAGTGGCTATTCTTCCTTATTTTACCCATCACCTTTACTTTCCTGATTGCAGGTGGGGTCCCGTCAGGGGATGACGATCACCGCATCCGCTTGCTGGTCGTGGATGAGGCACAAACATCCATTTCACAGCAGATTATTTCTGATCTCGAAAACTCGTCCGCCGTCCGCACAGAAATTGTTGCGCGTGAAGAGGCTGAAAGCCAATTCGAAAACCGCCGCGCCTCGGTTGTGTTTATTATCCCTGCTGGTATCGACATCGAATTACTGCAAAACGGCTCAGCAGAGGTCGAATTATTTCAACAGCCAAATAACCTGAATGCAACCATTGCCGAGCGGGCTGTGCTGACAGCGATCCGAAGGGTGAGCAGTTCCATCTCCGCGGCGCAGAATGCAGTCAATGTGCGTGAGGCAAAACAGCCTTTCGCCTCAGGCGCAGAGAAGCAAACATACTTCGAGAACTCTTTGGAAATGGCGCAGTCCATTCAGAAGGATGCGCCAGAACGTGTGACTGTGATCGAAAGCACAACGCCAGATGGAATCGATTATGACCCGCGCACCAATACGTCTGCCGGGCAATTGATCACGTGGGTGTTTATCCCATTGTTCGGGATCTCGGCATTGTTCGCGTCCGAACGTCAGGGAGGGACGTTGCGCCGTATGCTGACAACCCCAGCGCGTAAATCGACATTTTTATTTGGCACGATCTCAGGTCAGGTGGGGATGGCGTTGATTCAAATGTTTCTACTGGTTGGATTCGGCATCTTTGCGATGAAACTCAATTGGGGACGTGAACCCTTTGCCCTGTTCGTTCTGTTATTCGCATCCGCGCTTGCGGCGGCAGCGTTCGGCACTGCATTGGGAACGTTCATCAAGACCACAGGGCAAGCCGTCGGATTGAGCGTCATGTTCGGCATGCTCTTCGCCATGATGGGCGGATGTATGTATCCACTGGAACTGTTCCCACCTGCGGTGCAGAATACTGTAAGAATCCTCCCCACCACCTGGGCGATGGAAGGCATGTTGGACCTGGGCTTGCGCGGCGGAGGCTTGATGGAAATTCTGCCCGAGGCGGGAGTCCTGCTCGGGTTTGCGGCTGTCTTTTTTGCAGTGGGCGTGATGAGGTTTCGATACGAGTGA
- a CDS encoding ABC transporter permease has translation MKKLLLIGIKDLKLMFRDRVALTFMLLAPFLLTIGMGFVTGRFSGGSTGLSDIPVVIVNLDQGDLGNALEDLFNSEELSGLMEPSASSDPEAARRLMDEDKAAAVVIIPEGFTRSIIPAEDTRFSQGYVQPEPVKIEMYTNPSSPTSAGIVKAVVDEFISRVEEGRTSGMTSIVGLMNDGLLNPLNAEKEASKLFQNAAEAESSAITLKTNIEGSDAVELDLLSYFAPGMALMFLMYTVSYGGRSILAERAGGTLPRLMIAPTQTTQVLGGKVLGIFFMGVAQVGILILISTLFFQVRWGDALGVIVLILAAVFGATGWGMLITAFAHTPAQVANTGTVVMLIFSVLGGSFIDLENFPPFIQTISKIMPNAWGLDGFTTLALGGTLKNLTEPVTALLVMGTVLFGVAVVLFNRNGLVQK, from the coding sequence ATGAAAAAGCTTTTACTCATCGGTATCAAAGACCTCAAGCTCATGTTCCGCGACCGCGTCGCGCTTACGTTCATGCTCCTCGCACCCTTTCTCCTCACCATCGGCATGGGATTTGTCACGGGGCGTTTCAGTGGCGGCTCCACAGGACTATCTGACATTCCTGTCGTCATCGTCAATTTGGATCAAGGGGATTTGGGGAATGCGCTCGAAGATCTATTCAACTCGGAAGAACTATCGGGGTTGATGGAGCCCAGCGCTTCCTCCGACCCCGAAGCTGCCCGCCGTTTAATGGACGAGGATAAAGCTGCTGCCGTTGTCATCATCCCTGAAGGATTCACCCGTTCGATCATCCCGGCAGAAGACACACGGTTTTCTCAAGGTTACGTCCAACCCGAACCTGTAAAAATTGAAATGTATACGAATCCATCCAGTCCCACCAGCGCAGGCATCGTCAAAGCCGTTGTGGATGAATTTATCTCACGTGTCGAGGAGGGACGAACGAGCGGCATGACATCCATTGTCGGGTTGATGAATGATGGGTTGTTGAATCCGCTCAACGCTGAGAAAGAAGCGAGCAAGTTATTTCAAAATGCAGCTGAAGCCGAATCGTCCGCCATCACACTTAAAACAAATATAGAAGGCTCTGATGCTGTCGAGCTCGACCTGCTCTCCTACTTTGCGCCTGGCATGGCATTGATGTTCCTGATGTACACCGTCTCCTATGGCGGACGCTCGATTCTGGCTGAACGCGCGGGAGGCACATTGCCGCGGCTGATGATCGCCCCCACACAGACCACACAGGTTTTGGGCGGCAAAGTACTGGGTATCTTCTTCATGGGCGTTGCCCAAGTCGGCATATTGATCCTCATATCGACCCTGTTCTTTCAAGTCAGATGGGGGGATGCGCTCGGAGTGATTGTCCTGATCCTTGCGGCGGTCTTCGGTGCGACAGGCTGGGGAATGCTGATCACGGCCTTTGCCCATACACCTGCACAGGTTGCCAATACAGGTACCGTTGTCATGTTGATCTTCAGCGTTTTGGGCGGTAGTTTCATCGATCTTGAGAATTTCCCGCCGTTCATTCAAACCATCAGCAAGATCATGCCCAATGCCTGGGGCTTGGACGGTTTTACAACGTTAGCCCTCGGTGGCACTTTGAAAAATCTAACAGAACCCGTCACCGCCCTGCTCGTTATGGGAACTGTCTTGTTTGGAGTTGCAGTTGTGTTATTCAATCGGAATGGGTTGGTACAGAAATGA
- a CDS encoding ATP-binding cassette domain-containing protein, which yields MESILEVKDLQKNYGDFAAVKGITFNIKEGEIFSLLGPNGAGKTTTISMLSTLYTPIAGDASIGGHSISKEPMAVKQVIGVVPQELALYEDLTARENLIFWGQMYGLSGKSLNSRVDEVLEQIGLVDKAKNQVKTYSGGMKRRVNIGVGLLHKPRLLFMDEPTVGIDPQSRRAILDTVKDLNKQGMTVLYTTHYMEEAEELSDRVGIIDHGELIALGTQDELTKQVGQTDTLILHINENEDTEALAESLKSLDGVLEAIAVDHEVSIITPAAEDVLASVVSKANERGIKIRSIDIREPNLEAVFLHLTGRALRD from the coding sequence ATGGAATCCATTCTCGAGGTAAAAGACCTCCAAAAGAATTATGGTGATTTTGCCGCCGTCAAAGGCATCACCTTTAATATCAAAGAGGGCGAGATCTTCAGCCTGCTCGGTCCGAACGGAGCAGGCAAGACCACCACCATCTCGATGTTGTCGACCCTATACACACCCATCGCAGGCGATGCGTCCATTGGCGGTCATTCCATCTCGAAGGAGCCGATGGCTGTCAAACAGGTCATTGGCGTTGTGCCGCAGGAACTCGCCCTCTACGAAGACTTGACCGCGCGCGAAAATCTCATCTTCTGGGGGCAGATGTACGGGTTGAGCGGCAAGTCCCTCAACAGCCGCGTGGATGAAGTGTTGGAGCAGATCGGTTTGGTGGATAAAGCCAAAAACCAGGTCAAAACCTATTCGGGAGGCATGAAGCGACGCGTCAACATTGGCGTGGGGCTGCTCCACAAGCCGCGTCTGCTATTCATGGACGAACCCACCGTCGGCATCGATCCGCAATCACGCCGCGCGATCCTGGATACGGTCAAAGACCTGAACAAGCAGGGCATGACCGTCCTTTATACGACGCACTATATGGAAGAAGCCGAGGAACTCTCGGACCGCGTTGGCATCATCGATCATGGTGAACTGATCGCGCTCGGCACACAGGATGAACTGACCAAACAGGTCGGGCAAACCGATACGCTCATTTTGCACATCAACGAAAATGAAGACACCGAAGCGTTGGCTGAATCGCTCAAAAGCTTGGACGGCGTGCTCGAAGCCATTGCAGTCGATCACGAGGTCTCGATCATTACACCAGCAGCAGAAGATGTTCTCGCATCGGTTGTCAGCAAAGCCAATGAGCGCGGCATCAAGATCCGTTCCATTGATATCCGCGAGCCGAATCTCGAAGCGGTTTTTTTGCATCTTACTGGTAGAGCGTTGCGTGACTAA
- a CDS encoding response regulator transcription factor has protein sequence MTINIIITDDHPVVRSGLRALLSSQPDFDIVADAENGEEAAKLAISLVPDLILMDLQMPNLDGLGAIKLIRDKLPKANILVLTTYETDADILPALEAGAIGYLLKDTPPEQLFQAIRNAARGEMSLAPRVAERVTRRLTNSSKNILSSREIEVLELASQGNSNKVIAKILFITEATVKSHFVHIFSKLGVTDRTSAVTEAVKKKVIQIK, from the coding sequence ATGACGATTAACATAATAATTACTGATGACCACCCTGTTGTCCGCAGTGGGTTGCGAGCTTTATTATCATCACAACCGGATTTTGATATAGTCGCTGATGCCGAAAACGGCGAAGAGGCTGCCAAGCTGGCAATCTCTCTCGTCCCAGATTTAATTCTCATGGACCTGCAAATGCCCAATTTAGACGGACTGGGGGCGATAAAACTTATTCGAGACAAGTTGCCAAAGGCAAATATTTTAGTACTTACTACTTATGAAACAGATGCAGATATATTGCCGGCACTCGAAGCTGGAGCAATTGGTTATTTACTAAAAGACACTCCCCCTGAACAACTATTTCAAGCGATTCGCAATGCAGCAAGGGGCGAGATGTCGCTAGCGCCGCGTGTGGCAGAAAGAGTAACGCGGCGTTTGACAAATTCTTCTAAAAATATATTGAGCAGCCGTGAAATTGAAGTGTTGGAGCTTGCATCGCAAGGCAATTCTAATAAGGTAATAGCAAAGATATTGTTCATTACCGAGGCAACTGTTAAATCTCATTTCGTCCATATCTTTTCCAAATTGGGAGTAACTGATCGCACATCAGCGGTAACCGAGGCAGTAAAAAAGAAGGTCATTCAAATTAAATAG
- a CDS encoding sensor histidine kinase, with translation MTKIQKSKPPEVWEQWDWVWHFSAYSFLILNIIFVYNREPKIINFSFFLILSAALGVWYIPFITISNLRIWDNPKRGALYLVPGWVIWGGLLSLAADSLLLIGIFFPLIFSRFPIRWSIGITVFQTLGLYVLYIMLYPTEHWFAILLIILGMLIISTIIGAFISSILIQSTKRQRLIDELTRSRADLMRIEREAGRLTERQRIARDIHDTLAQHFTSIIMHLSAAKHSNPGAVQSEVQQAEDAAREGLDEIRRIVWDMQPEQFESASLIEAVEELAARWSAENNIQVKMKVTGNPRSLTSSTETALLRISQEAMQNINKHAQAKNVNITFSFMEDIFVMDIADDGLGFDPSKIKNGFGMRTMRDRAEELNGTLNIESERGTGTAIAVSIPVSEENDD, from the coding sequence ATGACGAAAATACAAAAAAGCAAACCCCCCGAGGTATGGGAACAATGGGATTGGGTATGGCACTTTTCAGCCTACAGTTTTCTTATCTTGAACATCATATTTGTATACAACCGTGAACCTAAAATCATAAACTTTTCGTTCTTTCTTATTCTTTCTGCGGCATTGGGTGTATGGTACATCCCATTTATAACCATTTCAAATTTGCGCATTTGGGATAATCCTAAACGCGGCGCACTTTATCTGGTACCAGGATGGGTAATCTGGGGTGGTTTGCTCTCACTCGCCGCCGATTCGCTTTTGTTGATAGGGATATTCTTTCCATTAATTTTTAGCCGATTCCCCATTCGGTGGTCAATTGGAATAACTGTTTTTCAGACTTTAGGTCTTTATGTTCTATATATCATGTTATATCCAACTGAGCATTGGTTCGCAATCCTATTGATCATCCTAGGTATGCTGATCATCTCGACGATCATTGGTGCTTTTATTTCATCCATCTTAATACAGAGTACAAAACGCCAACGTCTTATTGATGAATTAACCCGGTCCCGGGCAGATTTGATGAGGATTGAACGGGAAGCGGGTCGGCTGACTGAACGACAACGCATCGCCCGTGACATTCACGACACGCTTGCCCAACATTTCACGTCCATTATCATGCATCTCTCTGCGGCAAAGCACAGCAACCCGGGAGCAGTCCAATCAGAAGTTCAACAAGCCGAAGATGCTGCACGGGAAGGGCTTGACGAGATTCGCAGGATCGTTTGGGACATGCAACCGGAACAATTTGAAAGCGCTTCTCTTATCGAGGCTGTTGAAGAATTAGCGGCACGTTGGTCTGCAGAAAATAATATACAGGTAAAGATGAAAGTGACGGGTAATCCGCGCTCTCTCACATCATCTACCGAAACGGCACTACTCCGCATTTCACAGGAAGCCATGCAGAATATAAATAAACATGCTCAAGCTAAAAACGTCAATATCACCTTTTCGTTTATGGAAGATATTTTTGTGATGGATATTGCCGATGATGGACTGGGGTTTGACCCTTCAAAAATCAAGAATGGTTTCGGAATGAGAACAATGCGAGACAGAGCAGAAGAATTGAATGGAACACTAAACATAGAAAGTGAGCGAGGAACAGGAACAGCAATTGCTGTTTCTATTCCTGTTTCAGAAGAAAATGACGATTAA
- a CDS encoding CPBP family glutamic-type intramembrane protease, translating into MNTTTNERSTVWRRIAIVTLLLLVLVGPNFGPLPHLLRRSLSLEGSVTGVLIWFCVAFMIILAVIFRMIKSTSIGEFLKSHGLGAPSGIGANIAGLILGIAWALLFLSSTLQFDPDANITQINGFRILTALLAAGGALLEDLITRSFMMNQLNKIGSSKWVQVIVPALIFALYHTIWGFNAFSFVFSVIYGLLLGGLFLWGKRSLTPVILGHSLVVLIAEPFATMLIFLAPGA; encoded by the coding sequence ATGAATACTACAACTAATGAAAGAAGTACCGTTTGGCGAAGGATCGCAATTGTTACGCTTCTATTGCTGGTGCTGGTCGGACCCAACTTCGGTCCGCTCCCACACCTGCTTCGTCGGAGTTTATCTCTGGAAGGTTCCGTTACTGGCGTTCTAATTTGGTTCTGTGTCGCCTTTATGATCATCCTTGCCGTAATTTTTAGGATGATTAAGAGCACATCCATTGGCGAATTTCTTAAATCCCACGGACTAGGTGCACCTTCTGGAATCGGTGCGAACATTGCGGGACTAATACTGGGAATAGCATGGGCGCTTCTATTCCTATCCAGCACACTTCAATTTGACCCGGATGCCAACATAACTCAGATCAATGGCTTCCGCATTCTGACTGCATTATTAGCGGCGGGCGGCGCACTCCTGGAAGATTTAATTACGCGCAGCTTCATGATGAATCAGTTGAATAAAATCGGCTCATCGAAATGGGTGCAGGTAATTGTCCCCGCCTTGATCTTTGCACTTTATCACACGATCTGGGGCTTCAATGCCTTTTCATTTGTCTTTAGCGTGATCTATGGATTATTGCTGGGCGGATTGTTCTTATGGGGCAAGCGCAGTCTTACTCCAGTCATTCTTGGGCATAGTCTTGTTGTCCTCATTGCGGAGCCCTTTGCAACAATGCTCATATTTCTGGCACCGGGTGCTTAG
- a CDS encoding helix-turn-helix domain-containing protein yields the protein MGGLAPASMRHNPAEKREIILLVEHSSLPVKKTLAELGIPKSTFYRWYGRYQDYSMEAVKEGPDRRGLL from the coding sequence ATGGGAGGACTAGCGCCTGCCAGTATGCGCCACAACCCGGCAGAAAAACGCGAGATCATCCTTCTGGTGGAACATTCCAGCTTGCCGGTCAAGAAAACGCTGGCGGAGTTGGGTATTCCCAAAAGCACCTTCTATCGCTGGTATGGCAGGTATCAGGACTATTCAATGGAAGCTGTGAAGGAAGGACCCGATCGAAGGGGGCTTCTCTAA
- a CDS encoding tetratricopeptide repeat protein, translating to MEALYAYIPTDRRFALAQDSDLPYETTGAALFADISGFTPLTEALVQALGPQRGAEELTRRLNQIYDALVAEIDNYRGSVIGFSGDAMTCWFDDQKQEYLQPHPETSTTLRATAAALAIQRTIQQFARVDIPGAGTVSLAIKVVVTAGPAHRFLVGDPNIQLVDVLAGATLYRLSTGEHHAERGEVLLDQAAVAVLGEQVNIVEWREDSESGESFAIVDGLNQHVETVPWPQLDVEALNNDRVMPWLLPPVYERLMSGMGEFLTELRPTVALFLRFAGIDYDNDPQAQSKLNEYVQAVQRVLTRYNSYMLQLMIGDKGSHFYVSFGAPLAHEDDAIRAMTAALELRDLQMDFITDVQIGISQGVTRTGACGGAYRRTYSAMGDAVNMAARLMQHAPLNQVLVNDNIYKAAADDFSWEELPPLNVKGKSQPIHVFRLVARQERQSIRLHEPKYALPMVGRAAELETIKQKLDEVLLGHGQILGVTAEAGMGKSRLVAEIVQLARDRDIFGYGGECQSYGTNTSYLAWRNIWRGFFNLDPTWSAVEQIGSLEQQLMEIDPALLPRLPLLGAVLNLQIADNELLKSFDAKLRKESLESLLVDCLRNRAASTPLLLVLEDCHWLDPLSHDLLEAIGKASMDIPVLLVIAYRPPQLERLQAPKVSTLPHFSEITLTDLPADEIEQLVSHKLSTLYGEQTKSPKALIEKISLRAEGNPFYIEELLNYLHDRNIDPQQPEALEQIDLPNSLHSLILSRIDQLTENQKTLLKVASVIGRLFRAAMLWGIYDQFGDQEQVRSDLDILSAMDLTPLDTPEPELAYLFKHILTQEVAYETLTFATRAKLHDQIGQYIEKTYQSEIDQYNDLLAHHFGHSENLVKKREYLLKAGEAAQSGYSNAAAITYYRNLLPILPEDQQTGVMLKLGQVLELVGEWQDAKDIYQQVETLAGRLNNASSQAQAQQASGWLLRKQGEYADAEKWLDRAKNNYQKLNDNSGVSHTLADIGEIYRLQGKYAEAQSYYEESLKLAENISDERLRQKARAHALKGAGTVATWQGDYGTARKLNQESLALRRELGDTPGVATLLNNLGIIARFQRDLAAAWQMNEESLILFRKIGDRWAVGQLLNNQACVASDQMEYAEARRLLHESLMIRRQLGDKAGLALSLNTLADVMLDEGEFADVRSVLDESLMISRELGDKTAIAYLLEDYGGLAAAESKLELALKLAGFSSALRDSIGAPLPPSEQARVERMIAPARKSLPESAATSAWKTGRSMELEQAIELALQKIVH from the coding sequence ATGGAAGCTCTGTATGCCTACATCCCCACAGATCGGCGGTTCGCCCTTGCGCAGGATTCCGACCTTCCGTATGAAACTACGGGTGCCGCGCTTTTCGCCGATATTTCCGGTTTCACTCCGCTGACGGAAGCCCTGGTGCAGGCATTGGGTCCCCAGCGCGGCGCCGAGGAATTGACACGCAGGCTCAACCAAATCTATGATGCGTTGGTCGCTGAGATCGATAACTACCGTGGTAGTGTCATCGGTTTCAGCGGCGACGCCATGACATGCTGGTTCGACGACCAAAAGCAGGAATATCTCCAACCTCATCCGGAAACATCCACTACGCTCCGGGCAACCGCCGCCGCATTGGCGATTCAGCGCACCATACAGCAGTTTGCCCGGGTCGATATCCCCGGAGCGGGGACGGTATCGCTAGCCATCAAAGTTGTGGTGACAGCCGGTCCGGCACATCGTTTTCTGGTTGGAGACCCCAACATTCAACTTGTCGATGTGCTGGCTGGCGCAACCTTGTACAGACTCTCAACCGGCGAGCACCATGCCGAGCGGGGGGAAGTACTGCTAGACCAAGCTGCCGTCGCTGTATTGGGAGAACAGGTCAATATAGTGGAATGGCGGGAAGACTCTGAAAGCGGCGAAAGTTTTGCAATCGTTGACGGGTTGAACCAGCATGTAGAAACCGTCCCCTGGCCCCAGCTAGATGTAGAAGCGCTGAATAACGATCGGGTGATGCCTTGGTTACTGCCTCCTGTGTACGAACGCCTGATGAGCGGCATGGGAGAATTTCTGACCGAACTGCGTCCGACCGTTGCATTATTTCTGAGATTCGCGGGCATTGATTACGACAACGATCCCCAAGCTCAGTCCAAACTCAACGAGTATGTACAGGCGGTCCAGCGTGTTCTAACCCGCTACAACAGTTACATGCTCCAGCTAATGATCGGCGACAAGGGCAGTCATTTCTATGTCTCATTCGGAGCGCCATTGGCACACGAGGATGACGCGATCCGTGCCATGACCGCCGCGCTGGAATTGCGCGATTTACAAATGGATTTCATAACGGATGTGCAGATCGGCATCAGCCAGGGAGTGACCCGTACCGGCGCATGCGGCGGCGCATATCGTCGTACTTATAGCGCGATGGGCGACGCCGTCAACATGGCTGCCCGCTTGATGCAGCATGCGCCGCTTAATCAGGTACTGGTCAATGACAATATATACAAGGCGGCGGCAGATGATTTCAGTTGGGAGGAACTTCCACCCTTGAACGTAAAGGGCAAATCCCAGCCGATCCATGTGTTCCGTTTGGTCGCGCGGCAGGAACGCCAAAGCATCCGGCTTCATGAACCAAAATATGCCCTGCCCATGGTGGGTCGTGCCGCGGAACTGGAAACCATAAAACAGAAGCTGGATGAAGTCCTGCTTGGTCACGGTCAGATCCTGGGTGTTACGGCTGAAGCCGGCATGGGGAAATCGCGTCTGGTCGCTGAGATCGTCCAGCTGGCACGGGATCGTGATATTTTCGGCTATGGTGGGGAGTGTCAATCGTATGGAACCAACACCAGTTACCTCGCGTGGCGGAATATCTGGAGGGGATTCTTCAATCTTGACCCAACCTGGTCAGCAGTTGAGCAGATTGGGTCGCTTGAACAGCAATTGATGGAAATCGATCCAGCGCTTCTTCCCCGCCTGCCACTGCTCGGCGCAGTCCTAAATTTACAGATCGCTGACAATGAACTGCTCAAATCCTTCGACGCAAAACTGCGCAAGGAGTCTCTCGAATCCCTGCTTGTTGACTGTCTGCGGAACCGTGCCGCTTCGACCCCGCTTCTGCTGGTATTGGAGGACTGTCACTGGCTTGACCCTCTGTCGCACGACTTGCTTGAAGCGATCGGCAAGGCAAGTATGGACATCCCCGTACTCCTCGTCATTGCATATCGCCCTCCGCAACTTGAAAGGCTGCAGGCGCCAAAGGTCAGTACACTTCCTCACTTTTCCGAGATCACACTGACCGATCTGCCAGCCGACGAAATCGAGCAATTGGTATCCCACAAACTCAGCACACTCTACGGAGAGCAAACCAAATCCCCAAAAGCACTTATCGAAAAAATCAGTCTGCGGGCGGAGGGCAATCCATTCTACATCGAAGAACTTCTCAATTACCTGCATGACCGCAATATCGATCCGCAACAACCTGAAGCCCTGGAGCAGATCGACCTCCCAAACAGCCTTCACAGCTTGATCCTAAGCCGCATCGACCAGCTCACGGAAAATCAAAAAACACTGCTAAAGGTGGCTAGCGTGATAGGAAGGCTTTTCCGCGCCGCCATGCTATGGGGCATCTACGATCAATTTGGGGACCAGGAACAAGTAAGGAGTGACCTCGATATTCTGAGCGCGATGGATCTGACCCCCCTGGATACTCCCGAACCGGAACTGGCATATCTCTTCAAACACATCCTTACCCAGGAAGTTGCCTACGAAACCCTGACCTTCGCCACCCGCGCCAAACTTCATGACCAGATCGGGCAATACATTGAGAAGACCTATCAAAGTGAAATCGACCAATACAATGACCTGCTCGCCCATCACTTTGGGCATAGCGAAAACCTTGTAAAGAAACGTGAATATCTGTTGAAAGCAGGCGAAGCCGCCCAATCAGGGTATTCGAACGCGGCAGCAATTACGTACTACCGGAACCTTTTGCCAATTCTGCCCGAGGATCAACAGACTGGCGTAATGCTAAAGCTCGGACAGGTACTTGAACTGGTTGGAGAGTGGCAAGACGCAAAGGATATCTATCAACAGGTTGAGACGCTGGCGGGTCGCCTTAACAACGCATCAAGTCAGGCTCAGGCGCAACAGGCATCGGGCTGGCTTCTTAGAAAACAAGGGGAATACGCGGATGCGGAAAAATGGCTGGATCGCGCGAAGAATAATTATCAAAAATTAAACGATAATTCAGGGGTCAGTCACACCTTGGCTGATATTGGCGAAATTTATCGCCTACAAGGCAAGTATGCAGAGGCACAGTCGTATTATGAAGAAAGCCTGAAGTTGGCTGAGAATATCTCAGATGAGCGTCTCCGTCAGAAAGCCCGCGCACATGCCCTCAAGGGTGCGGGAACGGTCGCCACCTGGCAGGGAGATTATGGAACCGCACGCAAACTGAATCAAGAAAGCCTTGCTTTGCGGCGGGAATTGGGAGATACGCCCGGCGTTGCGACGCTCCTTAACAACCTTGGCATTATCGCCCGCTTCCAAAGAGACCTCGCCGCCGCCTGGCAGATGAACGAGGAAAGCCTGATTCTATTCCGAAAAATAGGAGATCGCTGGGCAGTCGGACAGCTGCTAAATAATCAGGCATGTGTTGCCAGCGACCAGATGGAATATGCCGAAGCGCGTCGGCTGCTTCACGAAAGCTTGATGATCCGCCGGCAACTGGGCGATAAAGCCGGACTGGCTCTCTCTCTTAACACCCTGGCAGATGTCATGCTGGATGAGGGCGAGTTTGCGGATGTCCGCTCTGTTCTCGATGAAAGTTTAATGATCAGCCGCGAGCTGGGAGATAAGACAGCCATTGCTTACCTGCTTGAAGATTATGGCGGATTGGCAGCCGCAGAATCCAAACTGGAACTGGCTTTGAAACTAGCTGGTTTTTCATCCGCCCTGCGCGATTCGATCGGCGCCCCACTTCCGCCATCCGAGCAGGCACGCGTTGAACGGATGATCGCTCCCGCGCGCAAATCCCTGCCGGAATCGGCCGCGACATCAGCATGGAAAACCGGGCGATCCATGGAATTGGAACAGGCTATTGAGTTGGCGCTACAGAAGATAGTCCATTAA